From a region of the Rathayibacter sp. VKM Ac-2804 genome:
- a CDS encoding LacI family DNA-binding transcriptional regulator produces the protein MTRPTLVDVALAAGVSRATAARVLAGGTNVDVRMSAAVEHAAKQLGYEANSAARMLRGGRSGAIALIVAFNELDSLTGTFFTSVLKGAAKGLYAAEVQPVLLPADHDDGDRIPKFLRSRAVDGAIVILQHEITHLAQALADSPVPIAWVGRPRVALAEDAIVIDSDNYGGGRLAARALADSGRRRLGIIAGPHDMEPARDRIRGWRDELTELGLDHSPIVHGEFTLESGSAAMARLLQRHPDLDGVFASSDLMANGAIRVLQASGRRVPADISVVGFDDVVIATTSDPTLTTIRQPLEDMGRVAAETVVAVVAGREVDRQPILATTLVQRESA, from the coding sequence ATGACCCGACCCACGCTCGTGGACGTCGCCCTGGCCGCGGGCGTGTCCCGCGCCACCGCCGCCCGGGTTCTCGCGGGCGGCACGAACGTCGACGTCCGCATGTCGGCGGCCGTCGAGCACGCCGCGAAGCAGCTCGGCTACGAGGCGAACAGCGCCGCGCGGATGCTCCGCGGCGGCCGCTCCGGGGCGATCGCGCTGATCGTCGCCTTCAACGAGCTCGACAGCCTCACCGGCACGTTCTTCACCTCGGTGCTCAAGGGCGCGGCGAAGGGGCTCTACGCCGCCGAGGTGCAGCCGGTGCTGCTGCCCGCGGACCACGACGACGGCGACCGCATCCCCAAGTTCCTCCGCTCGCGCGCGGTCGACGGAGCGATCGTGATCCTGCAGCACGAGATCACGCACCTCGCGCAGGCGCTCGCCGACTCCCCCGTGCCGATCGCCTGGGTCGGCCGGCCGCGGGTCGCCCTGGCCGAGGACGCGATCGTGATCGACTCCGACAACTACGGCGGCGGCCGGCTTGCCGCCCGCGCGCTCGCCGACTCCGGGCGGCGGCGGCTCGGGATCATCGCCGGCCCGCACGACATGGAGCCCGCCCGCGACCGCATCCGCGGCTGGCGCGACGAGCTGACGGAGCTGGGCCTGGACCACAGTCCGATCGTGCACGGCGAGTTCACCCTCGAGAGCGGCTCCGCCGCGATGGCGCGACTGCTGCAGCGCCACCCGGACCTCGACGGCGTCTTCGCCTCCTCCGACCTGATGGCCAACGGCGCGATCCGGGTGCTGCAGGCCTCCGGTCGGCGGGTGCCCGCCGACATCTCGGTGGTCGGCTTCGACGACGTGGTCATCGCGACCACCTCGGATCCGACGCTGACCACGATCCGCCAGCCGCTCGAGGACATGGGGCGCGTCGCCGCCGAGACCGTGGTGGCCGTGGTGGCGGGCCGCGAGGTCGACCGGCAGCCGATCCTCGCGACGACGCTCGTGCAGCGGGAGTCGGCGTGA
- a CDS encoding nucleoside hydrolase: MSVGPAPHRLIVSTDAANEADDQFAIVQALLSATLDVRALVAAHFGRPGSLRESRAEIDRVVALAGADVRVVDGASAALVAGGSAESVASEGSRVIVEEALHGEGRLWIAVLGPLTDVAAALLAEPSIAERDVVVVWVGGPPYEGIAAYHPEFNLINDVAAANAVLASGVAVWQIPMPVYTMVGVGHAELRTRLGGTSRLGDYLVDQLIAFNATIPYGPLDFRSLGDSPAIGAVMNPAGGRWREVPAPRFTPAGDLQPGVGPHTVRVCDAFDTRWLLEDLFAKLVEFGRAAR; this comes from the coding sequence GTGAGTGTCGGGCCGGCACCGCACCGGCTGATCGTCAGCACCGACGCCGCGAACGAGGCCGACGACCAGTTCGCGATCGTGCAGGCGCTGCTGAGCGCGACGCTCGACGTGCGGGCGCTCGTCGCCGCGCACTTCGGCCGGCCCGGGAGCCTGCGGGAGTCGCGCGCGGAGATCGATCGCGTGGTCGCCCTCGCCGGGGCCGACGTGCGGGTCGTGGACGGGGCGTCAGCGGCGCTGGTCGCCGGCGGTTCCGCGGAGTCCGTGGCGTCCGAGGGCTCGCGCGTGATCGTCGAGGAGGCGCTGCACGGCGAGGGCCGGCTCTGGATCGCCGTGCTCGGCCCGCTCACCGACGTCGCCGCGGCGCTGCTGGCGGAGCCGTCGATCGCCGAGCGCGACGTCGTCGTGGTCTGGGTGGGCGGCCCGCCCTACGAGGGCATCGCCGCGTACCACCCGGAGTTCAACCTGATCAACGACGTCGCCGCCGCGAACGCCGTGCTCGCCTCCGGAGTCGCCGTCTGGCAGATCCCGATGCCCGTCTACACGATGGTCGGCGTCGGCCACGCCGAGCTGCGCACGCGGCTGGGCGGCACGAGCCGGCTCGGCGACTACCTCGTCGACCAGCTGATCGCCTTCAACGCGACGATCCCCTACGGCCCGCTCGACTTCCGCTCCCTCGGTGACAGCCCCGCGATCGGCGCCGTGATGAACCCCGCCGGCGGCCGCTGGCGCGAGGTCCCCGCCCCGCGCTTCACCCCCGCCGGCGACCTCCAGCCGGGCGTCGGCCCGCACACCGTCCGCGTCTGCGACGCCTTCGACACCCGCTGGCTCCTCGAGGACCTCTTCGCGAAGCTCGTCGAGTTCGGCCGCGCCGCCCGCTGA
- a CDS encoding DUF4287 domain-containing protein: MTPSRVLAPEPPADGSKPKGPASYFPSIETTYGRPVQEWLDLVDERLDSETHMQVVSWLKTEHGLGHGHANALVAYVKAARA; the protein is encoded by the coding sequence ATGACCCCCTCGCGCGTCCTCGCACCGGAGCCTCCCGCCGACGGCTCGAAGCCGAAGGGACCCGCGTCGTACTTCCCGAGCATCGAGACCACCTACGGCCGTCCGGTCCAGGAGTGGCTCGACCTGGTGGACGAGCGGCTCGACTCCGAGACGCACATGCAGGTCGTCTCCTGGCTGAAGACCGAGCACGGTCTCGGCCATGGGCACGCGAACGCCCTCGTCGCCTACGTCAAGGCCGCCCGCGCCTGA
- a CDS encoding thioesterase domain-containing protein translates to MTDLPTVLLVPPAGGSALLRRRWAGDLAGRARVETPHLPRIPGGTLLDTARSLAAAAPRVGRWTLAGHSLGALVAFEAVRTLEAAGDPPPERLLVLGSSPPSAATGRTFAPVVDLGDDDFLAALAELGAVDAALPANPMRRLFLPGLRADLRLLVGYAPAPAAAVSVPLTAWHGTRDRLAPPASGGGWSARTSAAFGLRVVEGGHFFPVEQSTAVTGSLGLPLRAAAPPEERPTRPVLVE, encoded by the coding sequence GTGACCGACCTGCCGACGGTGCTGCTCGTCCCGCCCGCAGGCGGCTCGGCGCTGCTCCGCCGCCGGTGGGCAGGCGACCTGGCGGGCCGGGCCCGGGTCGAGACGCCGCACCTGCCGCGGATCCCGGGCGGGACCCTGCTCGACACCGCCCGGTCGCTCGCGGCGGCCGCGCCGCGGGTCGGGCGGTGGACGCTCGCCGGGCACAGCCTCGGTGCGCTGGTCGCGTTCGAGGCGGTCCGCACTCTGGAGGCGGCAGGCGATCCGCCGCCGGAGCGGCTGCTGGTGCTCGGCAGCAGCCCGCCGAGCGCCGCGACGGGGCGCACCTTCGCCCCCGTCGTCGACCTCGGTGACGACGACTTCCTCGCCGCACTCGCGGAGCTGGGGGCGGTGGACGCAGCCCTCCCCGCGAATCCGATGCGCCGGCTGTTCCTCCCGGGCCTCCGGGCCGACCTCCGGCTGCTCGTCGGCTACGCGCCCGCGCCCGCGGCGGCCGTCTCCGTCCCGCTGACCGCCTGGCACGGGACGCGGGACCGCCTCGCGCCACCCGCGAGCGGCGGCGGCTGGTCGGCCCGCACCAGCGCAGCCTTCGGCCTCCGCGTCGTCGAGGGCGGCCACTTCTTCCCGGTCGAGCAGTCCACCGCGGTCACCGGCTCGCTCGGCCTGCCCCTCCGCGCGGCCGCGCCGCCCGAGGAGCGGCCCACTCGCCCCGTGCTGGTCGAGTAG
- a CDS encoding indole-3-glycerol-phosphate synthase: MSAAPFVDAVLASEVRLIMEIKRRSAAGDDLTAGRSAAELVRLYEDAGAPCLSVVTGRWFGGDAALLDDVLRATDRPVLQKDFFTRRAQLDRAAAAGVCAVLLTAQLLRRESLEILVEHALGVGLTPFVEVISAEEIASVPRAGECAIAVNNKDIRDQERGSARLGRSLELVHEVLATGTPLAVSASGIDSRDDVDRLLGAGYGGLLVGSSLLAGSLASSLTAAPPIGAER; this comes from the coding sequence GTGAGCGCCGCGCCGTTCGTCGACGCCGTCCTCGCCTCGGAGGTACGGCTGATCATGGAGATCAAGCGCCGCTCCGCCGCCGGGGACGACCTCACGGCCGGGCGGAGCGCCGCCGAGCTCGTCCGGCTCTACGAGGACGCCGGAGCGCCGTGCCTCTCGGTGGTCACCGGCCGCTGGTTCGGCGGCGACGCCGCGCTGCTCGACGACGTCCTGCGCGCGACCGACCGTCCCGTCCTCCAGAAGGACTTCTTCACCCGGCGCGCCCAGCTCGACCGCGCCGCCGCGGCGGGCGTCTGCGCGGTGCTGCTGACGGCGCAGCTCCTCCGGCGAGAGAGCCTGGAGATCCTCGTCGAGCACGCGCTCGGAGTCGGGCTCACCCCCTTCGTGGAGGTGATCTCCGCCGAGGAGATCGCCTCCGTCCCGCGTGCCGGCGAGTGCGCGATCGCGGTCAACAACAAGGACATCCGCGACCAGGAGCGCGGGAGTGCCCGCCTCGGCCGCAGTCTCGAGCTGGTGCACGAGGTGCTCGCCACCGGCACGCCGCTGGCCGTCAGCGCGAGCGGCATCGACTCGCGGGACGACGTCGACCGGCTGCTGGGCGCGGGCTACGGTGGGCTGCTCGTCGGCAGCTCCCTGCTGGCCGGCTCGCTGGCGAGCAGCCTGACCGCCGCGCCGCCGATCGGGGCGGAGCGGTGA